The proteins below are encoded in one region of Paenibacillus sp. YYML68:
- a CDS encoding HD-GYP domain-containing protein: protein MSRPFRTDPALLQSPSPAARSWKGRKFTILFMVFMFPVIGVLSAFFGQQWLRVRDAEQQLSAIEYIRDAASFLHQVEHHGIVLMLHQYDKQLSDEAVVKEQQRRIREHIEQLDQWHQLYGHLLDNSWLEIKVEYYLLANRSLRMDYIDSLYAHDRLIRHTVQFIEQAGTSLGLLQGVQKEQLHYSLRVLRMLPELSHYIERYRMLWMPAAMEVQSREELLKQLMTAGSMVEALAEKAIESQDISTDDLKLHRELWDQVMRLSGYTKELAVDRSDEWSMVADFTLKTAAVPDEVFRLMAYELDSLSQLLNQQHDRASRNVIALSLLILISIVMIGVVYFKEYQYNRMVRVWKHTATGLKDQALANQKLIIGIVEALNKALEAKDPYTLGHSERVSQYAFQLADRLGMSPVECEKARLAALFHDIGKIGIPDSILLKQGALTAEEFKEIKKHPIYSFNILKPVDPFGDILLGVLHHHENWDGSGYPEGIREEQIPLIASIIHVVDAYDAMTTKRSYRGSMSSEAALIELIRMRGKQFHPQSVDCFEQIVLEKMDKEK from the coding sequence ATGAGTCGCCCTTTTCGAACCGATCCAGCCTTACTACAGTCACCGTCGCCCGCAGCCCGCAGCTGGAAGGGGAGAAAGTTCACGATTCTGTTTATGGTCTTCATGTTTCCAGTTATCGGGGTGCTGTCTGCGTTCTTCGGGCAGCAATGGCTTCGCGTGCGCGACGCTGAGCAGCAGCTAAGCGCTATCGAGTATATCCGGGATGCCGCTTCGTTCCTCCATCAGGTGGAGCATCATGGCATCGTGCTCATGCTGCATCAGTATGACAAGCAGCTGTCTGACGAGGCCGTAGTGAAGGAGCAGCAGAGGAGAATTAGGGAGCATATTGAACAGCTAGATCAATGGCACCAATTATACGGACACCTGCTGGACAACAGCTGGCTCGAGATTAAGGTTGAATATTACTTGCTGGCCAATCGCAGCCTACGTATGGATTACATCGATTCTCTATACGCGCATGACAGGTTGATCAGGCATACGGTTCAGTTTATCGAACAAGCAGGAACGTCGTTAGGACTTCTACAAGGTGTGCAAAAAGAACAGCTGCACTACTCCTTGCGCGTGCTGCGCATGCTTCCGGAGCTGTCGCACTACATCGAGCGGTACCGGATGCTATGGATGCCTGCTGCAATGGAGGTCCAATCGCGCGAGGAGCTGCTGAAGCAGCTGATGACCGCAGGCAGTATGGTCGAGGCGCTGGCTGAGAAGGCCATAGAGTCGCAAGATATATCTACGGACGATCTGAAGCTTCACCGTGAGCTGTGGGATCAGGTGATGCGGTTGTCAGGCTACACGAAGGAGCTCGCGGTCGATCGATCGGACGAGTGGAGTATGGTCGCAGATTTTACATTGAAGACAGCGGCTGTACCGGATGAGGTGTTCCGGCTGATGGCGTATGAGCTTGACAGCCTGTCACAGCTGCTGAACCAGCAGCATGACAGAGCTTCACGCAATGTGATTGCGCTCAGCTTGCTCATCTTGATCTCGATTGTGATGATCGGCGTCGTCTACTTCAAGGAGTACCAATACAACCGGATGGTGAGAGTATGGAAGCATACTGCAACCGGGCTGAAGGATCAGGCGCTGGCGAACCAGAAGCTGATTATCGGCATCGTCGAGGCGCTGAACAAGGCGCTGGAGGCGAAGGATCCATACACACTTGGTCATTCCGAGCGAGTGAGTCAATACGCCTTCCAGCTGGCTGATCGGCTCGGGATGTCTCCTGTGGAGTGTGAGAAGGCGCGGCTTGCGGCGTTATTCCACGACATCGGCAAAATCGGAATACCGGATTCCATCTTGTTGAAGCAGGGAGCTCTGACAGCAGAGGAGTTCAAGGAGATCAAGAAGCATCCGATCTATTCCTTCAACATTCTGAAGCCGGTCGATCCGTTCGGCGACATCTTGCTCGGGGTGCTCCATCATCATGAGAACTGGGACGGCAGCGGCTACCCGGAGGGGATCAGGGAGGAGCAGATTCCACTGATCGCGAGCATCATTCATGTGGTCGATGCGTATGATGCGATGACGACGAAGCGCTCGTACCGCGGCTCGATGTCTTCGGAGGCGGCGCTGATCGAGCTCATTCGGATGAGGGGGAAGCAGTTCCATCCGCAGTCTGTAGACTGCTTCGAGCAGATCGTCCTGGAGAAGATGGACAAGGAGAAGTGA
- a CDS encoding WG repeat-containing protein produces MSRHNGVPIDQVTAALPNGAVLDRHEPGGRPMIIAADFDGDGRLEAAAAFRMNGQGGIVTLRQEEYGAWVKTAKLTGPGYRISTLQAAPVTTEDKMNLLVGWQIGSIWSELRIHEEQGTGQWNELLQDTVTFTYMEALPAMGGSRSALALWMHDTGEAYQVEVMRFESGRLVASPELYPVYYPKVVRYYEHMVRQFPDYRFYRDYLEDARKKAGLLPTETVRAFPERSGNLYPAAVKQIGGTRWGYINERGEMVIRPTYDSAGEFQSNGLAVVGVKGRSGAIDRSGAMRIQPVFEMIGEFSEGRAVAIDKQGFHIIDERGDIVTARPYSYIGSFSEDRAVAYQSTSDGVSKYGYLDRQGREVIPLQYVEAGDFNEGRAVAKRKEKEYVLLDRGGRVLSTYPYAFVGGYGDGLLPFRKETDSKLGYIDEQGTVRIEPAYSVALPFQDGRAVVNASEDYSNLYGLLDRSGKLVLPTKYNDVMQLGERRVAVGTAIAAGQPYYGSRYAIADDDGRLLTDTRYYNVGDYKDGLASVNDGRQTYFIDRTGRKAEGWPSVQGSGTLTWMKPLIQANVDQRLFYLNTRGEVVWKPSGHIPLRPPYAVLEQKYMPNKDYLVYYPQVSGMKDQTIQERVNARLKKLAAVKPVGSGQLDYSYTGDFEVTFFRDRLVVLELVGYEFPFGAAHGMPSRIYAHIDLVSGQFYELSDLFKPGSDYVKVLSEIVGKQIKNDPQYDYVFPDSYKGISADQPFYVTEHALHLYFNPYEIAPYAAGFPTFTIPFAELKSIIAEQGAFWRSFH; encoded by the coding sequence ATGTCACGACATAACGGCGTTCCGATCGATCAGGTGACGGCTGCATTACCGAACGGGGCGGTTCTGGACCGTCATGAGCCTGGCGGGAGGCCTATGATCATTGCAGCGGACTTCGACGGGGACGGACGCCTCGAGGCTGCAGCAGCGTTCCGTATGAACGGTCAAGGCGGTATTGTCACACTGCGTCAGGAGGAGTACGGAGCCTGGGTGAAGACAGCGAAGCTAACAGGTCCAGGATATCGGATTAGCACGCTGCAGGCCGCACCTGTGACGACCGAGGATAAGATGAATCTGCTAGTCGGCTGGCAGATCGGTTCGATCTGGTCGGAGCTGCGCATCCATGAGGAGCAGGGCACTGGGCAGTGGAACGAGCTGCTGCAGGATACGGTTACCTTCACTTATATGGAGGCGCTGCCTGCCATGGGCGGCAGTCGCTCCGCTCTTGCGCTGTGGATGCATGATACGGGGGAAGCTTACCAGGTGGAGGTCATGCGGTTTGAGTCGGGAAGGCTTGTCGCGAGTCCGGAGCTGTATCCGGTGTATTACCCGAAGGTGGTACGCTATTATGAGCACATGGTTCGGCAGTTCCCTGATTATCGCTTCTACCGTGACTACTTGGAGGATGCGCGGAAGAAGGCAGGACTGCTGCCAACCGAGACGGTAAGGGCGTTCCCGGAGCGGAGCGGCAATCTATATCCGGCAGCTGTGAAGCAGATTGGCGGGACGCGTTGGGGCTATATCAATGAACGGGGAGAAATGGTCATCCGCCCGACCTATGATTCGGCGGGGGAATTCCAGAGCAACGGACTCGCGGTTGTTGGCGTCAAGGGACGGAGCGGTGCGATTGACCGATCTGGCGCGATGCGCATTCAGCCGGTGTTCGAGATGATTGGCGAGTTCTCGGAAGGGCGCGCTGTTGCGATCGACAAGCAAGGCTTCCATATCATTGATGAGCGCGGCGACATCGTAACCGCACGGCCCTACAGCTACATCGGCTCGTTCAGCGAAGACCGAGCGGTCGCGTACCAATCTACGTCTGACGGTGTCTCGAAATACGGCTACCTCGATCGGCAAGGTCGTGAGGTGATTCCGCTGCAGTATGTAGAAGCCGGTGACTTCAATGAAGGTCGAGCGGTCGCGAAGCGCAAGGAGAAGGAGTATGTGCTGCTTGACCGCGGCGGACGCGTGCTGAGCACGTATCCGTATGCGTTCGTGGGCGGCTACGGAGACGGGCTGCTGCCGTTCCGTAAGGAGACGGACAGCAAGCTCGGCTATATCGATGAGCAAGGTACGGTCCGAATCGAGCCAGCCTATTCGGTCGCCCTGCCGTTCCAGGACGGTCGGGCTGTAGTTAACGCTTCGGAAGACTACAGCAACCTGTATGGCTTACTGGACCGCTCGGGCAAGCTCGTGCTCCCGACGAAATACAACGATGTCATGCAGCTAGGCGAGCGCCGTGTCGCCGTCGGAACGGCTATAGCAGCCGGTCAGCCGTACTACGGCTCCCGCTACGCCATCGCAGACGATGACGGCAGGCTGCTCACCGATACGCGCTATTACAACGTAGGCGATTACAAGGACGGTCTTGCTTCGGTCAATGATGGCCGTCAGACGTACTTCATCGACCGCACAGGCCGCAAGGCGGAGGGCTGGCCATCGGTTCAAGGCAGTGGCACGTTAACGTGGATGAAGCCGCTCATTCAAGCGAATGTGGACCAGCGACTCTTTTACCTCAATACAAGAGGAGAAGTCGTCTGGAAGCCAAGCGGTCACATCCCGCTCCGTCCACCGTATGCGGTCCTCGAGCAGAAGTATATGCCGAATAAAGATTACTTGGTGTATTATCCGCAAGTGAGCGGCATGAAGGATCAGACCATTCAGGAGCGCGTCAATGCGAGACTGAAGAAGCTCGCGGCGGTGAAGCCGGTTGGCAGCGGACAGCTTGATTACAGCTATACGGGCGACTTCGAGGTGACGTTCTTCCGCGATCGGCTTGTCGTGCTGGAGCTGGTTGGCTACGAGTTCCCGTTCGGCGCTGCGCACGGTATGCCGTCCCGCATCTACGCTCATATTGATCTGGTCAGTGGTCAATTCTATGAGCTGAGCGATCTGTTCAAGCCGGGCAGCGACTATGTCAAGGTACTCAGCGAGATCGTCGGTAAGCAAATTAAGAACGACCCGCAGTACGATTACGTGTTCCCGGACAGCTACAAGGGGATTTCTGCCGATCAGCCGTTCTATGTAACAGAGCACGCGCTTCACTTGTACTTCAATCCGTATGAGATCGCGCCGTATGCTGCTGGCTTCCCGACGTTTACGATTCCGTTCGCGGAGCTTAAGAGCATCATTGCCGAGCAGGGTGCGTTCTGGAGATCCTTTCATTAA
- the coaA gene encoding type I pantothenate kinase: protein MDSYSLYFEINRKQWAELQEQTTPSIDQAEFERRKGFHDPIPYQEVRDIYIPLSRYIRVQAEAARQLHATSADFLKQSGEKVPFVIGIAGSVAVGKSTTARLLQTLLSREEGSPKVELITTDGFLFPNHILEQRGLMKRKGFPESYDTKKLVKCIRSIKSGKPNVVVPVYSHLAYDIVDDDAFVVNTPDILIVEGINVLQVTKDGKVFVSDFFDFSIYVDAEEADIERWYVDRFLKLRDTAFRNPESYFHRYASLSEEEAVHTASSIWSEINGINLRENIQPTKGRAKLVLRKGPDHAIEKLFIRK from the coding sequence ATGGACTCCTATTCCCTATATTTTGAAATTAATCGTAAGCAGTGGGCGGAGCTGCAGGAGCAGACGACTCCGTCCATCGATCAAGCCGAATTCGAGCGCCGCAAGGGCTTCCACGATCCGATCCCTTACCAGGAGGTTCGGGATATATATATTCCGCTGTCGCGTTATATACGCGTTCAAGCCGAGGCTGCCCGGCAGCTCCATGCGACGTCCGCCGACTTCCTTAAGCAATCCGGCGAGAAGGTGCCGTTCGTCATCGGTATCGCCGGCAGCGTAGCCGTCGGCAAGAGCACGACCGCGAGACTGCTGCAGACGCTCCTCTCCAGGGAGGAGGGCAGCCCGAAGGTCGAGCTCATCACGACAGACGGCTTCCTGTTCCCGAACCATATTCTCGAGCAGCGCGGACTGATGAAGCGCAAGGGCTTCCCGGAGAGCTACGACACGAAGAAGCTCGTCAAGTGTATTCGCAGCATTAAGTCAGGCAAGCCCAATGTCGTCGTACCGGTATACTCCCACCTGGCCTATGACATCGTGGATGACGATGCCTTCGTCGTGAACACACCGGACATCCTCATCGTGGAAGGCATTAACGTGCTGCAGGTGACCAAGGACGGCAAGGTGTTCGTCAGCGACTTCTTCGACTTCTCGATCTATGTCGATGCCGAGGAGGCTGATATTGAGCGCTGGTACGTGGACCGCTTCCTGAAGCTTCGCGATACCGCCTTCCGCAATCCCGAATCGTACTTCCATCGGTACGCCTCGCTGAGCGAGGAGGAGGCCGTTCACACCGCCTCGTCCATCTGGAGCGAGATCAATGGCATCAACCTGCGCGAGAACATCCAGCCTACGAAGGGCCGCGCCAAGCTCGTGCTGCGCAAAGGTCCTGATCATGCGATCGAGAAGCTGTTTATTCGGAAATAA
- a CDS encoding ExeA family protein translates to MTRRPFTREVEPCYEFQGHREAYARLSMAVENRLLGVLTGEVGSGKSALLRRLFRSLDTMRTHPIYISMADLKPRDFYGQLLAHVDEEAPYSVAKARRLWGEVMSRREAQGERNILVVIDEAHEMNEAMLLELRFVMSHQMDARSLFPVLLAGQPELRKKLRLKKYESISQRIGIQYHLSGMSREETAGYVRHHMGAAELQRPVFSDSAIQMLHAASQGIPRVVNQICSQALYDVERSDAEVVEDGHIGRVLSDMDRQRGTAG, encoded by the coding sequence ATGACACGACGTCCCTTTACGCGCGAGGTGGAGCCGTGCTACGAGTTTCAAGGACACCGGGAAGCGTACGCCCGACTAAGCATGGCGGTCGAGAACCGGCTGCTCGGTGTCTTGACCGGTGAAGTGGGCAGCGGAAAATCCGCTCTATTGCGGCGTTTATTCCGATCGCTGGACACGATGCGCACGCATCCGATCTACATCAGCATGGCGGACCTGAAGCCAAGAGACTTTTACGGACAGCTTCTGGCGCACGTCGATGAAGAGGCCCCTTACTCCGTCGCGAAGGCGCGTCGGTTGTGGGGCGAGGTGATGTCTCGGCGGGAGGCGCAGGGAGAGCGCAACATTCTCGTCGTCATCGACGAAGCGCACGAAATGAACGAAGCGATGCTGCTGGAGCTGCGCTTTGTGATGAGTCACCAGATGGATGCGAGGTCGCTATTCCCTGTACTGCTTGCGGGTCAGCCGGAGCTACGGAAGAAGCTACGCTTGAAGAAGTATGAGTCGATTAGCCAGCGCATCGGCATCCAGTACCATCTAAGCGGGATGAGCCGTGAGGAGACGGCGGGCTACGTCCGTCATCATATGGGAGCGGCTGAGCTGCAGCGGCCTGTGTTTTCCGACAGTGCGATCCAGATGCTGCACGCAGCAAGCCAAGGCATCCCACGAGTGGTGAACCAAATTTGCAGCCAAGCGCTCTATGACGTCGAGCGTTCGGACGCCGAAGTAGTCGAGGATGGGCACATTGGGCGTGTGCTGTCTGATATGGACCGACAGCGAGGGACGGCGGGATAA
- a CDS encoding DDE-type integrase/transposase/recombinase translates to MRLLPPSSAVKPACAGELGAWLRETASRMYELPGSRRQQVSVRTLERYLEAYRKGGWEALMPRERATDGRTRLAPSLLQQAIELRRQRPARSVEQLIFLLEESGAAAPGQIAVSTLARHLRRAGVSRGQVIEATSAQTFRRFEAEDILELLQADFKHFVYLPDPKEPKKKRKTILLAILDDYSRYVVQAQIYWDEQLPRLEDSLKKAILRHGIPEMFYCDNGSAFSAHHLARICGRLGIELRHSRPYRPQGRGKVERLFQFVDSSFRPEVQALIDRGEVTTLEDVNKALRSWLDGYYHLRVHSSTKQTPHERFEASTKARKRRPLTELNEMFLWEEERTVDKTGCIQLSGNTYEVDSELARKRIALRYDPYDLTELQVWFEGKRYADAVPIDLKKRRKRKPDEVKPVEVETSAETLSFVELAEKKRQAQWEQDEVSYAQRQGGEVR, encoded by the coding sequence ATGCGCTTATTGCCCCCATCGTCAGCCGTCAAACCCGCTTGCGCCGGGGAGCTGGGAGCGTGGCTTCGCGAAACCGCAAGCCGCATGTACGAGCTTCCCGGAAGTCGTCGTCAGCAGGTCAGCGTTCGGACGCTGGAACGGTACCTGGAAGCGTACCGCAAGGGGGGATGGGAGGCGCTGATGCCGCGCGAGCGAGCAACAGACGGACGTACCCGGCTGGCTCCAAGCTTACTGCAGCAAGCCATTGAGCTGCGACGGCAACGGCCAGCTCGCAGCGTGGAGCAGCTGATCTTCCTGCTCGAAGAGAGCGGAGCAGCCGCCCCGGGCCAAATCGCCGTTAGCACATTAGCCAGGCACCTCAGACGAGCTGGCGTCAGCCGCGGACAAGTCATAGAAGCGACTTCGGCTCAGACGTTTCGCCGCTTTGAGGCGGAAGATATATTAGAGCTGCTGCAGGCAGACTTCAAGCACTTCGTCTACTTGCCTGATCCGAAGGAGCCGAAGAAGAAGCGAAAGACCATTCTGCTGGCCATCCTCGATGACTACAGCCGATACGTGGTGCAGGCTCAAATCTATTGGGACGAGCAACTGCCTCGGCTAGAGGACAGCTTGAAAAAAGCAATCCTCCGTCACGGCATTCCGGAGATGTTCTATTGTGACAACGGCTCCGCTTTCTCGGCTCACCATTTAGCCCGTATTTGCGGGCGGCTCGGTATTGAGCTTCGGCATAGTAGACCTTACCGGCCTCAAGGTCGTGGGAAGGTAGAGCGTCTGTTCCAGTTTGTCGATAGCAGCTTCCGCCCCGAGGTGCAGGCGCTCATCGACCGGGGAGAAGTGACGACGCTGGAGGACGTAAACAAAGCGCTTCGCAGCTGGCTGGATGGTTACTACCATCTCCGCGTGCACAGCAGCACGAAACAGACGCCGCATGAACGCTTCGAGGCAAGCACGAAGGCGCGCAAGCGCAGGCCGCTTACCGAGTTGAATGAGATGTTCCTATGGGAAGAGGAGCGCACCGTAGACAAAACCGGCTGTATCCAGCTGTCCGGTAACACCTATGAGGTCGACAGCGAGCTTGCCCGTAAGCGAATCGCGCTTCGATACGATCCGTACGACTTGACAGAGCTGCAGGTCTGGTTCGAGGGCAAGCGATACGCCGATGCGGTGCCGATCGATCTGAAAAAGCGTCGCAAGCGCAAGCCGGATGAAGTGAAGCCTGTAGAGGTCGAGACGTCGGCGGAGACATTGTCGTTCGTTGAGCTTGCCGAGAAGAAGCGTCAGGCGCAGTGGGAGCAAGATGAAGTGAGCTATGCACAGCGTCAAGGTGGTGAGGTGCGATGA
- a CDS encoding DUF4276 family protein, which yields MNLKIAILGEGKTDYGYYDYDRWIEGPVQLIIRRLLCDFNIEFVPITKNDLKTIAAFQGRYKKPKFPGHGMNVNRLCTFLAVNRKDVDLIIYYTDTDKETGVSASEREAKSRFDNIYADIVTAFKSQTVYLGIPLVPIRMIESWLLGDESAFIQAYGSLPVSPGLPKQPEFVWGDESNPNSNHPKALLKRVLAQYHKSSCIEEYNLITEGMNINTLMRKCSYSFNKFVEDLNNCKLILQQQRKEAAPHLLD from the coding sequence ATGAATCTTAAAATTGCAATCCTCGGTGAGGGGAAAACTGATTACGGTTATTACGATTACGATAGGTGGATAGAAGGACCTGTTCAGTTAATTATTCGTCGATTATTATGTGATTTCAATATTGAGTTTGTTCCAATTACGAAGAATGATCTTAAGACCATTGCAGCGTTTCAAGGCAGATATAAGAAGCCGAAATTCCCTGGACATGGGATGAATGTGAATCGCTTGTGTACTTTTTTAGCCGTAAATAGGAAAGACGTGGATTTAATTATATACTACACAGATACAGATAAAGAAACGGGTGTTTCCGCAAGCGAAAGGGAAGCTAAGTCAAGGTTTGATAATATATACGCCGACATAGTTACTGCATTTAAGTCGCAAACTGTGTATTTAGGTATTCCTTTGGTACCGATTAGAATGATTGAATCTTGGTTATTAGGCGATGAGAGTGCTTTTATCCAAGCATACGGTTCTTTACCCGTAAGTCCCGGGTTGCCAAAACAACCAGAATTTGTTTGGGGGGATGAATCTAATCCCAATAGTAATCACCCGAAGGCATTGCTTAAGAGAGTATTGGCTCAATATCACAAGAGCTCATGTATTGAAGAATATAACCTAATTACTGAAGGTATGAATATTAATACTCTCATGAGAAAATGTTCATACAGTTTTAATAAATTTGTGGAAGACTTAAATAATTGTAAATTAATTTTACAACAACAACGTAAGGAAGCAGCCCCACATCTACTTGATTAG
- a CDS encoding AAA family ATPase: protein MITYLSADNFKGLNNFHIEFEPLTVIIGDNGAGKSTILQVIDFLSDFSINRDLLGYFEKREWNISELKSKLNPNRNINFKLGFKVDTLEDHDFHFAWDVVFTTKKDEIYLVREEIKELNNNKYIMKRDNSKFELHSIMNDKVIKSEEDMPINMSLPFSLLSILNGRGENFPELIHIKNFLKNIKSFELLSTEKMRKHSRGKVDDIGVGGDKLATFLHGLSRESRESVISKVKKYIPYISDIKTKKKSVGWTSFEVVEKYNKHDGFNVLSQYISDGILRILALSALKEIKTDNLVILLDEIEDGINPTLAATLVNDLVDFIESNNRQVIVTSHSPLILNNFNHSQIVIVWKNGDGSIGSAKMFNNDEVIHYLEFMNPGEVWVNFEQSDLLKLVDQEHQWRYKK from the coding sequence ATGATTACGTATTTAAGTGCAGATAACTTCAAAGGGTTAAACAATTTCCATATAGAATTTGAGCCTTTAACAGTAATTATTGGGGATAATGGAGCTGGTAAAAGTACAATTCTTCAAGTGATTGATTTTCTTTCAGACTTCTCAATAAACCGTGACTTGTTAGGATATTTTGAAAAGAGAGAGTGGAATATTAGCGAATTAAAATCGAAATTAAATCCAAACAGAAATATTAATTTCAAGTTAGGTTTTAAGGTAGACACATTAGAGGATCATGATTTTCATTTTGCTTGGGATGTTGTTTTCACAACAAAAAAAGATGAAATATACCTTGTGAGGGAAGAGATTAAAGAGTTAAATAACAATAAATATATAATGAAAAGAGATAACTCGAAATTTGAATTACATAGTATTATGAATGACAAGGTTATCAAATCTGAAGAAGATATGCCAATCAATATGAGTTTGCCGTTCTCCTTGCTATCTATATTAAATGGTAGAGGAGAGAACTTTCCTGAATTAATTCACATTAAAAATTTTCTCAAGAATATTAAGTCTTTTGAATTGCTCTCGACAGAAAAAATGCGAAAACATAGTCGTGGTAAAGTCGACGATATTGGAGTAGGCGGTGATAAACTAGCTACTTTCCTCCATGGTTTAAGCAGAGAATCAAGAGAATCAGTGATATCTAAAGTAAAAAAATACATTCCATATATTTCAGATATTAAAACCAAAAAGAAATCTGTTGGATGGACAAGTTTTGAAGTAGTAGAGAAATATAATAAACATGATGGATTTAACGTTCTTTCACAATACATAAGTGATGGTATTTTAAGAATTCTTGCTTTGTCGGCGTTAAAGGAAATAAAAACAGATAACTTAGTGATTCTTCTCGATGAAATAGAGGACGGCATTAACCCTACTTTAGCCGCGACGCTTGTAAATGACCTGGTGGATTTTATTGAATCTAATAATCGGCAAGTAATTGTTACTTCCCACAGCCCTCTTATACTCAACAACTTCAATCATAGCCAGATTGTAATTGTATGGAAAAACGGAGATGGCTCAATTGGTTCTGCTAAGATGTTTAACAATGATGAAGTGATACATTATTTGGAATTTATGAATCCAGGTGAAGTCTGGGTTAATTTTGAACAATCTGACCTATTGAAACTTGTCGATCAAGAACACCAATGGAGATACAAAAAATGA
- a CDS encoding Rieske (2Fe-2S) protein produces the protein MKEVVLGAVSEFVKLPAEVSLEHRPYYLMKGADGYRLMSRLCPHAGAWVEAEGGELYCPMHGWEFHTETGACLNVPTKSLACYSVDERDGILVALLEV, from the coding sequence ATGAAAGAAGTCGTCCTGGGAGCAGTGTCTGAGTTCGTGAAGCTGCCTGCAGAGGTAAGTCTGGAGCATCGTCCGTACTATTTGATGAAGGGGGCTGACGGCTACCGGCTGATGTCACGCCTATGTCCTCACGCGGGTGCGTGGGTGGAGGCGGAGGGCGGCGAGCTGTACTGTCCAATGCACGGCTGGGAATTCCATACCGAGACAGGCGCGTGCTTGAACGTGCCGACGAAGTCGCTGGCCTGCTACAGCGTCGATGAGCGGGACGGGATACTGGTTGCGCTGCTAGAGGTGTAG
- the xylB gene encoding xylulokinase gives MKYVIGIDLGTGSVKSLLIDQQGRACGEASRPYPLIHEQPGYSEQEPEHWVQETLATIREVLERSGVQPGDVEGISFSGQMHGLVLLNAEGQVLRPAILWNDTRTTPQCRAIEAKLGARLLEITKNAALEGFTLPKLLWVKEHEPELFAQAAVFLLPKDYLRYRLTGKLHMDMTDAAGTLLLDVIGKRWSPDMLEAFGLQASLCPELVESLDNVGTLLPDVAAEVGLSAETKVFAGGADNACGAVGAGIVGKGATLCSVGTSGVILAYEAEEKDFAGKLHFFNHSQPDGYYAMGVTLGAGYSLDWLKKTIAPNESFESFLAGIESVPAGSDGLLFTPYLVGERTPHADALIRGSFIGLDGSHRRPHLVRAVMEGITFSLNESVESFREAGIEVETIVSIGGGAKNDVWLQMQADIFNAPVVKLTQEQGPALGAAMLAAVGCGWFASLGECASAFVAYDRRFEPVAANAAKYRELFALYKDVYSATKALSHRLQAHRGGGQG, from the coding sequence ATGAAATATGTGATCGGTATCGATCTAGGTACAGGCTCGGTGAAGTCGCTGCTGATCGATCAGCAGGGGCGTGCGTGCGGGGAAGCGTCAAGACCGTATCCGCTCATCCATGAGCAACCGGGCTACAGCGAGCAGGAGCCGGAGCATTGGGTGCAGGAGACGCTGGCTACCATTCGCGAGGTGCTCGAGCGAAGCGGCGTGCAGCCAGGCGACGTAGAGGGCATCAGCTTCTCGGGTCAAATGCACGGCCTCGTGCTGCTGAACGCGGAGGGTCAGGTGCTGCGGCCGGCGATTCTGTGGAACGACACGCGGACGACGCCGCAATGCCGTGCGATCGAGGCGAAGCTCGGCGCGAGGCTGCTTGAGATTACGAAGAATGCGGCGCTGGAAGGCTTCACGCTGCCGAAGCTGCTATGGGTGAAGGAGCATGAGCCGGAGCTGTTCGCGCAGGCGGCGGTGTTCCTGCTGCCGAAGGATTACTTGCGTTACCGCTTAACGGGCAAGCTGCACATGGACATGACCGATGCGGCAGGCACGCTGCTGCTGGATGTGATCGGCAAGCGCTGGAGCCCAGACATGCTGGAGGCGTTCGGCCTGCAGGCGAGTCTATGCCCGGAGCTCGTGGAATCGCTGGATAACGTCGGAACGCTGCTGCCTGACGTGGCGGCCGAGGTGGGTCTATCTGCGGAGACGAAGGTGTTCGCAGGTGGCGCAGACAATGCGTGCGGTGCAGTCGGCGCAGGCATCGTCGGCAAGGGCGCGACACTGTGCAGCGTCGGAACGTCGGGCGTCATTCTTGCATATGAGGCGGAAGAGAAGGATTTTGCAGGGAAGCTCCACTTCTTCAATCATTCGCAGCCGGACGGCTATTACGCGATGGGCGTTACGCTCGGTGCAGGCTACAGTCTCGATTGGCTGAAGAAGACGATCGCCCCGAACGAGAGCTTCGAGTCGTTCCTCGCGGGCATTGAGTCGGTGCCGGCCGGCTCGGATGGGCTGCTCTTCACGCCGTACCTCGTCGGCGAGCGGACGCCGCATGCGGATGCACTCATCCGCGGCAGCTTCATCGGTCTGGACGGCTCGCACCGTCGTCCGCACCTCGTACGCGCTGTGATGGAGGGCATTACGTTCTCGCTGAACGAATCAGTTGAGAGCTTCCGTGAAGCAGGCATCGAGGTGGAGACGATCGTATCGATCGGCGGCGGAGCCAAAAATGACGTCTGGCTGCAAATGCAGGCCGACATCTTCAACGCACCTGTCGTCAAGCTGACGCAGGAGCAAGGCCCTGCGCTCGGCGCAGCGATGCTGGCCGCCGTCGGCTGCGGCTGGTTCGCGAGCCTCGGCGAGTGTGCCTCGGCGTTCGTGGCTTACGACCGGCGGTTCGAGCCGGTCGCGGCGAACGCGGCGAAGTACCGCGAGCTGTTCGCGCTGTACAAGGACGTGTACAGCGCGACGAAGGCGCTCAGCCATAGGCTGCAGGCGCACCGCGGCGGTGGGCAGGGGTAG